AATTTTGCGGTAGAGGTAACGTGGATTCCAGTCTATTAGTACTGCGCCGAGATCAAAAATTATAGCCTTATAGGATGACTCCTGATTATGCATAGGTCTTTTAATAAGTATGAAAGATTGACTAAATTAATACTAATTTATATATTAGGATAATTTTAATGAATATTGATACACGGATGACAGTTTTGGCTGACAACCGGTAGCAGGGCCTTACCCGGATACTTTGGAAACGGGAGAGGTTTTATTATTTTTTATTGAAATGTATTAATCGAGAAATTCGTCTGCTGCATCTTCGAGGAGTTTGAGATCTACGGAATCGCTGCCGGCGATGCCTTCGATAGATCCTTTGATATGCGCAGCATTGAGTAATACTTTTTCGAGTTGTTTTTCGCGTGCCTTCCAGATTTTTTCCATGGCATCACGTTCTTTTTGTATAGAGATTTTGAGCGACATGAACCCTTCTCTGATGGCTTTCCACTGTTCGGCAAATTCGCCGCTGGTGAGATAAGCGTAGAGCATATGCATTTTGTCGCCTTTGTTTTCCTGTGTATTGAGTGCGCTGAAAACCTTGATGATACCATCCCTGAGTACATGAGCGAGGGCTTTCACTTCAGCGAAGGTACAGATCCAGATGCCGTCTCGTTCCCCGAATTTGTCCATGCCGCGTGGCATGGTTTGCGTAACAAGGATGGCCACATCGATGCCCTGGCTACGCATATCTGCTTTTAATTTTTCAATCCAGCCTTCGGTAAATTCCTTGGTGCGCTTGCTCTCGTAGATAATGCGGCCACATTCCTGTCCGAAGCGGTTTTTCACGAGCTGAATACAATCTGCCCCGCGAACGCCTTTGCCTACAGGGTTTACTTCATCGAAAGGAAAGCTATGGCGTAACATTTCTTCCAGAACGAGTTCCTGTACTTCTCCCTGTAATTGCATAGAACCTTGTTCGGCTCTGCGTTTCATTTCTTCGGCGAGTTTGCGTTGGTCTTCCAGTTGTTTTTCCAGTTCACGTAAACGTAGCTGGTGCTCGGTGTCTTTAAGTGCGTTACGCTCTGCTTCTTCCTTGCGGATAAGTTCTGAGAGTTCGGCGCGACTCTCCATGAGCTTACGTTCCAGGGATATTTCGAGTTCTGTTTCTTTATTTTTCAGTTCCTGTTCTTTACGCAGGAAGTCCAGTTCTTTCTGGCGTGCGGCACTCAGTTTGGCTTCCTGTTCGAGGTTGGCTTCTCTGAGCATACGTACCTGGTTGTCGAAATCAGCAACGATCGTTTTGCGTAATTCTTCAGAAAGAGACTCGCGCAGCTGTTGTTTTTCCAGTTGCACTCTTTTGGTGATCTCCTCCTCCTGCTGAATGCGTTGGGCTTCGATCTGCTGGCGTTCTGCGGCAATTTTACTTCTTTCAGACAGCAGGGAATTCTTCTCTGACTGAAGAGATTCCAATCTCTTCCGCCATTCGGACTCCATCTTACCACGCATTTCTTTCTCTATATCCGCTGCGAAGGCGTCTTCCATTACAAATTGATGTTTGCAACTCGGACAAGTGATTGCTGTACCCATAATACCAAAAATATATTACGTAAAGATAGGACTTAGAATGTTGGGATGAGCTTTAGTTTATCCTCTTAATGTGGATAATGTTTTTAAGATAAATATTGGTAATAAAAATATTACTTTATTTTTATTTTTTTGTAATAAATATATTACCTTAGTAGGAGTAATTAGTCGTAATAAAAGAAATGTATGACTTGTAATGAATTATGGAGAATCTTAAAAAAAGATGGTTGGTATGTAAAGAGGGAAGGTAAAGGAAGCCATAAAGTTCTCGCGCATCCGGAGAAGGAAGGAGAGATCGTTTTTTCTGATCATGGCAGTGCTGAAATGGGAAGCGGATTGGTGAATAAAATTCTAAAACAGGCGGAATTAAGATAAGTCTTCTGTGTCTAATTATAAAAATTTAAAACAATACTACCATGAAAAGCATCGTGTTTGTAGTAGAAAAAACAACAACCGGATATTCAGCCTATGCAAATGATTTCGATAAATATCCGGTAGGTACAACGGCTGAAAACATCGAACAGTTAAGGAAAAATGTATTAGATGCCACAAATCTTTATTTAAGTGAAATTGGCAAGAAAGTAGTTAAGGAGAATGATATCTCATTGGTATTAGATGTCAGGCAGTTTTTTGAGTTCTACAAAATTATTAACGCCAAAGCATTGGCAGAGCGTATTGGCATGAGTCAATCGTTGTTGTCTCAGTATGCAAATGGAATTAAGAAGCCTTCCGAAAAACAAACAGATAAAATATTGGAAGGGGTAAGGCAGTTGGGGAGAGAGTTGGCAAAGATTGAATTTATTTAAGTAGTTGCCGGGCTGCAATTGCAGTGTTTCTATTAAAAACGAAACCCGATAGCTTGAATTATTTCAGGGGCTATCGGGAATAAGATTTTACAATTCTAATTAAAATCTTTTGATCACCCAAAAACGTTATACAATTTTGTAAACATCCTTAAATGAAAAAAGGCTAAAAAGCGGACCTGCTTTTTAGCCTTTTAAATTTTGGTGCGAAGGAGGAGATTCGAACTCCCAAGCCCTTTCAGGCACTACCACCTCAAAGTAGCGCGTCTACCAATTTCGCCACCTTCGCATCTGGTAGAAGGGAGTGCAAAAGTAAGGGCTTTTTTGAAATAAACAAATTTATTTATTCATTTTTCTAAAAAAGTTTATTTCCGCAACAGAATACGGAAGGTAGTTCCCTTATTTACTTCTGAATTTTTTACTGTCAGGCGGCCTTTGTGATAGTCTTCAATAATACGCTTGGCCAGTGAAAGTCCAAGCCCCCAGCCTCTTTTGCGGGTACTGAAACCTGGTTTGAATATTTTATCGAGATTACTTTTCGGAATTCCCTTGCCGGTATCTGCAACATCAATGGTGATATAGGTTGCATAATTTTCTATTGAGATATCTATTTTTCCTTTCCCTTCCATGGCGTCCAGCGCGTTTTTCAGCAGATTCTCGATTACCCAGTCGAACAGTGGGGGAGAGATCATGGCGGGCAATTCCTGTTCTTTATGATGTACGGATATCTGTACACGTTGCGGGGCACGTCTGCGGATATACGCAGCCATATTCTGGATTTGCAGGATAAGATCTTTTTCTTCCAGACTAGGGACACTGCCTATTTTAGAAAAACGGTCGGTGATGAGCTTGAGGCGGTCCAGGTCTTTACTGAGTTCATTTACAAAAGGTGCATTGGCTTCGTTATCGCGCAGGATTTCCAGCCAGGCTTCTATGGACGACAACGGCGTGCCCAGCTGATGGGCAGTTTCCTTGGCAAGGCCCACCCATACCAGGTTTTGTGTGGCCCTGTTGGTGCTGGACAGTGCAAATAAAACAGCGCCAATAAATAAGGCGACCACCAATAACTGTATGTAAGGATAATATTTTACCTGTTTCAGAATAACAGAATCGCCGTAATAGATATAGTTATAGGTTTTCTCCTGGGCATTTACTTCCATGATAAACGGTGGATGCTGTTTGCCAAAAGTCAGCAGCTGTTCGTGGAGATAAGTTGGGTTCTGGGCAATTTTAGATGTATCTATATTTCGGCTGTCAATGATATTGCCCGCGGCATCTGTCTGGATAAGCGGGATGGTGGTGTTGGTGGT
The Chitinophaga sp. Cy-1792 genome window above contains:
- a CDS encoding DUF2130 domain-containing protein gives rise to the protein MEDAFAADIEKEMRGKMESEWRKRLESLQSEKNSLLSERSKIAAERQQIEAQRIQQEEEITKRVQLEKQQLRESLSEELRKTIVADFDNQVRMLREANLEQEAKLSAARQKELDFLRKEQELKNKETELEISLERKLMESRAELSELIRKEEAERNALKDTEHQLRLRELEKQLEDQRKLAEEMKRRAEQGSMQLQGEVQELVLEEMLRHSFPFDEVNPVGKGVRGADCIQLVKNRFGQECGRIIYESKRTKEFTEGWIEKLKADMRSQGIDVAILVTQTMPRGMDKFGERDGIWICTFAEVKALAHVLRDGIIKVFSALNTQENKGDKMHMLYAYLTSGEFAEQWKAIREGFMSLKISIQKERDAMEKIWKAREKQLEKVLLNAAHIKGSIEGIAGSDSVDLKLLEDAADEFLD
- a CDS encoding type II toxin-antitoxin system HicA family toxin, with the protein product MTCNELWRILKKDGWYVKREGKGSHKVLAHPEKEGEIVFSDHGSAEMGSGLVNKILKQAELR
- a CDS encoding helix-turn-helix transcriptional regulator encodes the protein MKSIVFVVEKTTTGYSAYANDFDKYPVGTTAENIEQLRKNVLDATNLYLSEIGKKVVKENDISLVLDVRQFFEFYKIINAKALAERIGMSQSLLSQYANGIKKPSEKQTDKILEGVRQLGRELAKIEFI
- a CDS encoding HAMP domain-containing sensor histidine kinase — encoded protein: MFKQFLGWKFVLVTVAVAIIVATIWFVSNLSSKIQDEERKKVATWVEAYRELLKASPDANINLATEIVTTNTTIPLIQTDAAGNIIDSRNIDTSKIAQNPTYLHEQLLTFGKQHPPFIMEVNAQEKTYNYIYYGDSVILKQVKYYPYIQLLVVALFIGAVLFALSSTNRATQNLVWVGLAKETAHQLGTPLSSIEAWLEILRDNEANAPFVNELSKDLDRLKLITDRFSKIGSVPSLEEKDLILQIQNMAAYIRRRAPQRVQISVHHKEQELPAMISPPLFDWVIENLLKNALDAMEGKGKIDISIENYATYITIDVADTGKGIPKSNLDKIFKPGFSTRKRGWGLGLSLAKRIIEDYHKGRLTVKNSEVNKGTTFRILLRK